A DNA window from Thermosynechococcaceae cyanobacterium Okahandja contains the following coding sequences:
- the rsmG gene encoding 16S rRNA (guanine(527)-N(7))-methyltransferase RsmG gives MATANPVLDSLWEETLHWQPTPQQQEQFQRFYRAILTANQSVNLTRITAATDFWEKHLWDSLRGIAPWLGSASEPWGVSIQRVIDIGSGGGFPGVPVAIARPDWHVTLLEATQKKVRFLESLPQHLELKHLRAEWGRAENHPSTYDLAVMRAVGDLTRCCQYGLPRVRPGGILILYRGQWTAAEEAALIPLLRRYSAHVLELQGFVTPLTQAQRHCLYLQRGEPIARPTASQNS, from the coding sequence ATGGCGACAGCTAACCCCGTTCTGGACTCCCTGTGGGAAGAGACGCTGCACTGGCAGCCCACACCGCAGCAACAGGAGCAGTTTCAGCGGTTTTACCGGGCAATTTTAACGGCTAACCAGTCGGTGAACCTCACTCGTATTACCGCCGCAACGGATTTTTGGGAAAAACACCTCTGGGATTCGCTGCGGGGCATTGCCCCATGGTTGGGGTCAGCATCTGAACCTTGGGGTGTTTCGATTCAGCGGGTGATTGATATTGGCAGTGGCGGTGGTTTTCCGGGAGTACCGGTGGCGATCGCCCGGCCTGACTGGCACGTGACCTTACTGGAGGCAACCCAAAAGAAGGTAAGATTCCTTGAATCGCTGCCTCAACACCTTGAATTAAAGCACCTCAGGGCTGAGTGGGGGCGGGCAGAAAATCACCCCTCCACCTACGACTTGGCCGTGATGCGGGCGGTGGGCGATCTGACCCGCTGCTGCCAGTACGGTTTGCCCCGCGTGCGCCCGGGGGGTATTCTGATTCTGTATCGCGGTCAGTGGACAGCGGCTGAGGAGGCTGCCCTAATCCCCCTGCTGCGTCGCTACTCCGCTCACGTTTTGGAGTTGCAAGGCTTTGTGACCCCCCTTACTCAAGCGCAGCGCCACTGCCTCTACCTGCAACGTGGGGAACCGATCGCCCGTCCCACTGCGTCCCAAAATAGTTAG
- a CDS encoding M23 family metallopeptidase: MSKHLFPWWLPTVALMSLATPLSRATVPLSVSVSPDRAVLGDTFAITVTASEEPTVEAGGKPMPVFAIGPQQWRAFVPTTPLQPPGRRSLIVRAGGETRNMLLWVGNRSFPIQRIWLPPGKDTQGTDAEFDRVDAFKALVTPEKLWTGAFVRPNSGPVTTPYGVRRYYNGVFAQDYFHRGLDYAGPRGSAVLAAQRGRVALVGREAQGFLIHGNTVGIDHGQGVLTIYLHLDQIQVQEGQMVEAGQVIGTVGNTGASTGPHLHWGLYVNGECVDPRLWMTQAWR, encoded by the coding sequence ATGTCTAAGCACCTCTTTCCCTGGTGGCTTCCCACTGTTGCCCTGATGAGCCTAGCGACCCCCCTTAGCCGCGCTACGGTGCCGTTGAGTGTGAGCGTTAGTCCAGATCGCGCTGTTTTGGGGGATACCTTTGCCATTACCGTAACCGCCAGTGAGGAACCTACGGTGGAGGCAGGCGGCAAGCCAATGCCCGTATTTGCCATTGGGCCGCAGCAGTGGCGCGCCTTTGTCCCCACAACGCCCTTGCAACCTCCGGGACGGCGATCGCTCATTGTGCGGGCGGGGGGCGAAACCCGGAATATGCTGTTGTGGGTGGGCAATCGCTCCTTTCCGATCCAACGGATTTGGCTACCGCCGGGCAAAGACACCCAAGGGACGGATGCTGAATTTGATCGGGTAGATGCCTTCAAAGCCCTAGTGACCCCTGAAAAACTCTGGACGGGTGCGTTTGTGCGCCCCAATAGTGGGCCAGTGACCACCCCCTACGGTGTCCGCCGCTACTACAACGGCGTGTTTGCCCAAGACTATTTTCATCGGGGTCTTGATTATGCGGGGCCGCGGGGATCCGCGGTGTTGGCGGCGCAGCGGGGCCGGGTTGCCCTTGTAGGCCGCGAAGCCCAAGGGTTTTTAATTCACGGCAATACGGTTGGCATTGATCATGGTCAGGGAGTTTTAACGATTTACTTACACTTAGATCAAATTCAGGTGCAGGAGGGACAAATGGTGGAAGCGGGTCAGGTGATTGGCACGGTGGGGAACACGGGTGCTTCTACCGGCCCCCATTTGCACTGGGGACTCTACGTCAACGGCGAGTGCGTGGACCCGCGTCTATGGATGACGCAGGCTTGGCGGTAA
- a CDS encoding phycocyanobilin:ferredoxin oxidoreductase: protein MSLRQQQHPLIQRLADRIEQIWQAHLSLAPYQLPADLGYVEGKLEGERLVIENHCYQAPPFRKLHLELARVGNSLDILHCVMFPQPNYDLPMFGCDLVGGRGQISAAIVDLSPVTGELPAAYTAALKALPVIEFSQPRELPAWGYIFSPFCLFIRPQGPQEEQQFLDRIGDYLRLHCLLSQQSTPLADPQPVIAGQQRYCQQQQQNDKTRRVLEKAFGDAWAQRYMTTVLFDVPPL from the coding sequence ATGTCTCTCCGTCAGCAGCAACATCCCCTCATCCAGCGCTTGGCCGATCGCATCGAGCAGATTTGGCAGGCCCATCTTAGCCTTGCGCCTTACCAACTCCCCGCTGATTTGGGCTATGTGGAAGGCAAACTCGAGGGGGAGCGCCTCGTCATTGAAAACCACTGCTATCAAGCCCCGCCCTTCCGTAAACTGCACCTAGAACTGGCGCGGGTGGGAAACAGCCTCGATATTTTGCACTGTGTGATGTTTCCCCAGCCCAATTATGACTTACCCATGTTTGGCTGTGATTTGGTGGGGGGTCGTGGTCAAATTAGTGCGGCCATTGTGGATCTCTCGCCGGTGACCGGAGAGCTTCCTGCGGCCTACACGGCGGCGCTGAAGGCATTGCCAGTCATAGAGTTTAGCCAACCGCGAGAGCTACCGGCGTGGGGCTATATTTTTTCCCCCTTCTGCCTCTTTATTCGTCCCCAAGGGCCACAGGAAGAGCAACAGTTCCTCGATCGCATTGGCGACTACCTGCGGCTGCACTGCCTCTTAAGTCAGCAGAGCACGCCCCTTGCGGATCCGCAGCCAGTGATTGCCGGTCAGCAGCGGTATTGCCAACAGCAGCAGCAAAATGATAAAACCCGTCGTGTCCTCGAAAAAGCCTTTGGCGATGCGTGGGCGCAGCGGTATATGACAACTGTCTTATTTGACGTACCCCCGTTATAG
- a CDS encoding DUF760 domain-containing protein, translating into MDDGQTNLLLKYLQRQSPEVLTRIARSVSPEIRQIISQNVQGLVGGLPSDDFNVQIATDRDNLAGLLASAMMTGYFLRQMEQRMELEMSLDDVV; encoded by the coding sequence ATGGATGATGGGCAGACCAATCTGCTCTTGAAGTACCTCCAGCGTCAATCCCCAGAAGTCTTAACGCGCATTGCCCGTTCTGTGAGTCCTGAAATTCGCCAGATTATTAGCCAGAATGTTCAAGGTTTGGTGGGGGGGCTACCGTCAGACGATTTCAATGTCCAAATTGCTACCGATCGGGATAATTTAGCAGGGCTGTTGGCATCGGCAATGATGACGGGCTATTTTCTGCGCCAGATGGAGCAGCGTATGGAGCTGGAAATGAGCCTAGACGATGTGGTTTAA
- a CDS encoding cysteine synthase A, with product MDIKQGFVGTVGQTPLIRLNYFSDLTGCNILGKAEFLNPGGSVKDRAALYIIEDAEKKGLLKPGGTVVEGTAGNTGIGLAHICNAKGYNCLIIIPNTQSQEKIDLLRTLGAEVRTVPAVPYKDPNNYVKLSGRIAAEMSNAIWANQFDNLANRQAHYETTGAEIWQQTGGKVDAWVAATGTGGTYAGVALYLKEKNPAIRTVIADPMGSAIYSYAKTGTLSSSGSSITEGIGNSRITANLAGAPIDDAIQIDDQECLEVIYQLLHYDGLFMGGSVGINVGAAVRLARALGPGHTIVTVLCDGGSRYQSRLFNPEWLATKGLRVPQIKKR from the coding sequence ATGGATATTAAACAGGGTTTTGTCGGTACCGTCGGTCAAACGCCGTTAATTCGTCTCAACTACTTCAGCGACCTCACCGGCTGCAACATTTTAGGTAAAGCTGAATTTCTTAACCCAGGTGGCTCCGTGAAGGATCGTGCTGCCCTTTACATTATTGAAGATGCCGAAAAAAAGGGGCTGCTTAAACCCGGAGGCACGGTTGTGGAGGGCACAGCCGGTAATACAGGGATTGGCTTAGCCCACATCTGCAATGCCAAGGGCTACAACTGCCTAATTATTATTCCCAATACCCAGTCCCAAGAGAAAATTGATCTACTGCGTACCCTAGGCGCAGAGGTGCGCACTGTTCCCGCCGTTCCCTATAAAGATCCCAACAACTACGTCAAGCTCTCAGGCCGGATTGCCGCTGAAATGAGTAATGCCATCTGGGCCAACCAGTTTGATAACCTCGCCAACCGTCAAGCTCACTACGAAACAACGGGGGCAGAAATTTGGCAGCAAACGGGCGGTAAGGTGGATGCATGGGTGGCGGCAACGGGTACCGGCGGCACCTACGCGGGAGTTGCCCTCTACCTTAAGGAAAAGAATCCGGCGATTCGCACAGTGATTGCCGACCCGATGGGCAGTGCCATCTATAGCTACGCCAAAACTGGTACCCTCAGTAGCAGCGGCAGTTCCATTACCGAAGGGATTGGCAATAGCCGCATTACCGCCAATTTAGCCGGTGCCCCCATCGATGATGCTATCCAAATTGACGACCAAGAGTGCCTTGAGGTCATCTATCAACTGCTACATTACGATGGCCTGTTTATGGGGGGGTCGGTCGGCATTAATGTGGGAGCCGCCGTACGCTTGGCTAGGGCGCTAGGCCCCGGCCATACGATTGTCACGGTTCTGTGCGATGGGGGATCTCGCTATCAGTCCCGCCTCTTTAACCCGGAGTGGTTGGCCACTAAGGGACTGAGGGTACCGCAGATTAAAAAACGTTAA
- a CDS encoding M48 family metallopeptidase, which translates to MKPRRWFLLLVSVVCGLAIALHPGVVQAQNLWQRLLLQGIQVIQLSNISPRQEVALGQQIHEQMLRQGMRLVRNRAAQDYVNSIGQRLVNVGDRRGLPYQFQIIQDRQVNAYATMGGFVYVTTGLMLRAENEAELASVIAHEIGHIDQRHVIRQLRQMAVAQGLMTAAGLDRDRGIQMAMELAFRRPRSREQELEADRYGLNLLARSHYDPRGMVTFLQKLRQQGGTPPTILSTHPAPGDRQVIAENLIRSGLTNECLNTPQPLCGTDTVAYQQTLRSFNN; encoded by the coding sequence GTGAAACCAAGACGCTGGTTCCTGTTGCTCGTAAGTGTGGTGTGTGGGCTAGCGATCGCCTTGCACCCGGGGGTAGTACAGGCGCAAAATTTGTGGCAGCGACTGCTGTTACAGGGAATTCAGGTGATCCAACTGTCGAATATTTCACCGCGGCAGGAGGTGGCACTCGGTCAGCAAATTCATGAGCAAATGCTGCGGCAAGGAATGCGTTTGGTGCGCAATCGCGCAGCACAAGACTACGTTAACAGTATTGGTCAGCGCTTGGTCAATGTGGGCGATCGCCGTGGGTTGCCCTATCAGTTCCAGATCATTCAGGATCGGCAGGTGAATGCCTATGCCACAATGGGCGGGTTTGTCTATGTCACTACCGGTCTGATGCTGCGGGCGGAAAATGAAGCTGAGCTAGCGAGTGTAATTGCCCACGAAATTGGCCATATCGATCAACGTCATGTGATTCGACAGTTGCGGCAAATGGCAGTTGCCCAAGGGCTAATGACGGCGGCTGGCCTCGATCGCGATCGCGGCATTCAAATGGCCATGGAACTAGCCTTCCGCCGCCCCCGAAGTCGTGAACAGGAACTCGAAGCCGATCGCTACGGCCTTAACCTCTTAGCCCGCAGTCATTACGATCCACGCGGCATGGTCACGTTTCTGCAAAAGCTACGGCAGCAGGGGGGCACCCCACCCACGATTTTGAGCACTCATCCGGCTCCGGGCGATCGCCAAGTCATTGCCGAAAACCTCATTCGCTCTGGCCTAACCAATGAGTGCTTGAATACACCCCAACCCCTCTGCGGCACCGATACCGTTGCCTATCAGCAAACCCTGCGCTCCTTTAATAACTAG
- a CDS encoding RecQ family ATP-dependent DNA helicase — MAEQSLAQIHCALQRYWGYTSLRSPQGEVMTALLQRQDVLVVLPTGAGKSLCFQLPALLQEGLTLVISPLLALMENQVADLRQRGLKAAAYHSELSAYQRRQVLQQVEQQHLRLLYLAPESLFSDAVWHALCAPTLRLNGVIVDEAHCLVQWGDRFRPSYRRLGTLRPALTRLKPEHPRISLAAFTATADPNTQRTLIQVLGLEQPVQIRHSPYRPNLYLGVRSVWSRGYRRHCLYQFLQQQGGTSGLIYARTRRDTETLAAVLQQRGYTTTAYHGGVPAPERRRIETAWLGGTLPFVICTSAFGMGVNKPDVRWICHYQPPLYLSEYLQEVGRAGRDGQLATALTLVSDRWGFDREDQQRWQFFQRQSQQVQQQAMAEARQLPPYGNLKTLASRFSHLGLTLALLHQQGRLQWQDPFHFQLQPLAPPKPPLTRDDPQPRLMQAFLRYRGCRWQFLLRAFGVAADASDVPCGHCDRCCG, encoded by the coding sequence ATGGCAGAGCAGAGTCTGGCACAGATTCACTGCGCCCTGCAACGCTACTGGGGCTACACCAGCCTGCGATCGCCCCAAGGAGAGGTGATGACGGCACTGCTACAGCGGCAAGATGTCCTAGTGGTCTTGCCCACGGGTGCTGGCAAAAGTTTGTGCTTTCAGCTTCCTGCCCTGTTGCAGGAGGGCCTAACCTTGGTGATTTCGCCCCTGTTGGCATTAATGGAAAACCAAGTGGCGGATTTGCGGCAGCGGGGTCTCAAGGCCGCCGCCTACCACAGCGAGCTATCCGCCTACCAGCGGCGGCAGGTGTTGCAGCAGGTTGAACAGCAGCACTTACGGTTGCTCTATCTTGCGCCGGAGTCCCTCTTTAGTGATGCCGTGTGGCACGCTTTGTGCGCCCCAACGCTACGCCTGAATGGTGTCATCGTTGATGAAGCCCATTGTCTCGTTCAGTGGGGCGATCGCTTTCGTCCCAGTTATCGCCGTCTTGGCACCCTCCGCCCGGCGCTTACTCGTCTTAAACCCGAGCACCCCCGCATTAGCCTTGCCGCCTTTACCGCCACCGCCGATCCGAATACGCAGCGCACGCTGATTCAGGTGCTGGGTCTAGAACAGCCCGTGCAGATTCGGCACAGCCCCTACCGCCCCAATTTATACCTAGGGGTTCGTAGCGTCTGGAGTCGAGGATACCGTCGCCATTGCCTATATCAGTTTCTGCAACAGCAGGGGGGCACCTCAGGACTCATCTATGCCCGTACCCGCCGCGACACCGAAACCCTTGCGGCAGTGCTACAGCAGCGCGGCTATACGACCACGGCTTACCATGGGGGCGTGCCTGCCCCCGAACGTCGCCGCATTGAAACCGCTTGGCTAGGGGGCACGTTGCCCTTTGTGATTTGTACCAGTGCCTTTGGCATGGGAGTCAACAAGCCCGACGTGCGCTGGATTTGTCACTATCAGCCCCCCCTGTACCTCAGTGAATACCTACAGGAGGTGGGGCGTGCCGGTCGGGATGGCCAACTGGCAACCGCCCTAACCCTAGTGAGCGATCGCTGGGGATTCGATCGCGAGGATCAACAGCGGTGGCAGTTTTTTCAGCGCCAGAGCCAGCAGGTGCAGCAGCAGGCCATGGCCGAAGCGAGGCAACTTCCCCCCTACGGGAACCTCAAGACGCTGGCATCCCGCTTTAGTCATTTAGGCCTGACCCTTGCCCTGCTCCATCAACAGGGAAGGCTTCAGTGGCAAGACCCGTTTCACTTCCAACTTCAGCCCCTTGCCCCTCCAAAACCACCCCTGACCCGTGACGATCCCCAACCTCGCCTGATGCAGGCATTCCTGCGCTACAGGGGCTGTCGGTGGCAGTTTCTGCTGCGTGCCTTTGGGGTGGCTGCCGATGCCTCAGACGTTCCCTGTGGCCACTGCGATCGCTGCTGTGGCTAA
- a CDS encoding GerMN domain-containing protein — MISKVTRSRPALIVLAAVGLASAGTAVWLTLNPPWFAGGDSPPPVTTGAQQQDTQVFWLVNKDDTLVLVPTTMRLEANPAQPELLIKSRLERLLAGPANGDVATSIPANTRLNRVEVKADGIHIDLSAEFVRGGGSASMQGRLGQLIYTATAGDPNAPVWISVSGEPLRVLGGEGLEVTQPMSRQQFQAAFPLRSQ, encoded by the coding sequence ATGATCTCGAAAGTAACCCGTTCCCGTCCCGCCCTGATTGTGCTGGCGGCAGTGGGCTTGGCTTCGGCAGGAACCGCTGTCTGGCTTACCCTCAATCCCCCTTGGTTCGCTGGCGGCGATTCACCACCACCCGTCACAACCGGGGCGCAGCAGCAGGACACACAAGTATTTTGGCTTGTGAATAAGGACGACACGTTGGTTCTGGTGCCAACCACCATGCGTCTGGAGGCAAACCCCGCCCAGCCAGAACTTCTGATTAAATCGCGCCTAGAGCGCCTATTGGCAGGGCCGGCCAACGGCGATGTGGCCACTAGTATTCCCGCCAATACCCGCTTGAATCGAGTTGAGGTAAAAGCGGATGGCATTCACATTGACCTGTCGGCGGAGTTTGTCCGGGGTGGCGGCAGCGCTTCGATGCAAGGACGCTTAGGCCAACTAATTTATACCGCTACAGCCGGTGACCCTAATGCACCCGTGTGGATTTCGGTTAGCGGCGAGCCGTTGCGGGTATTGGGGGGCGAAGGACTCGAGGTGACCCAACCCATGAGCCGCCAGCAGTTTCAAGCGGCTTTTCCGCTGCGCAGCCAATAG
- a CDS encoding glycosyltransferase has protein sequence MKSPLSVAVFICLEWQPNAGGHVKCWERFAEAASHYPNRVDLTIYFLGATEQTIERAANVRYRLLPPQFSTQRLEILRQGAGLTDVAPFHWGLRRYLGQHDVFHLTDTFSFAHTVRRFCQRQQRPLLSSIHTDLPLLTRTYSREIILRMSGRSWGTPFWRWLWLEQLQIDQWFSRQAQQKLAGFMRASDRLLVSRQQDYDWLTRFLPRERVGWFRRGIDRDRFHPRWRQPQWLREEYHLPDHPILLFVGRVDASKNVLLLAKAALELTKQGYDYHLLVVGEGAQAQEIKGCLGERVTLAGKVPQEKLGAIYASSDVFVFPSESETGPNVVVEARAAGLPVVISGFDGGCKYVVASGVDGVVVNSREPQDWAAAIAPLLADADYREAMGAQAHEITQRTCPSWQEAFAADILPQWEALAARGRVHPEAAVF, from the coding sequence GTGAAATCGCCCCTATCCGTAGCTGTTTTTATTTGTTTGGAATGGCAGCCCAACGCGGGTGGACACGTCAAATGCTGGGAGCGCTTTGCCGAGGCGGCCAGCCACTACCCGAATCGGGTGGATCTGACCATTTATTTTTTAGGTGCGACCGAGCAAACCATTGAGCGCGCGGCGAATGTGCGTTACCGCCTCCTGCCGCCCCAATTCAGCACCCAACGGCTCGAGATTTTGCGCCAAGGGGCCGGGCTCACGGATGTGGCTCCCTTTCACTGGGGGTTAAGGCGGTATCTGGGGCAGCATGATGTTTTTCACCTCACGGATACCTTTAGCTTTGCCCACACCGTACGTCGCTTTTGCCAACGGCAGCAGCGTCCCCTCCTCAGTTCCATCCATACCGATTTACCCTTACTGACCCGCACCTATTCGCGGGAAATTATTCTGCGGATGAGTGGCCGCAGTTGGGGCACTCCGTTTTGGCGGTGGCTGTGGCTTGAGCAACTCCAGATTGACCAGTGGTTTAGTCGGCAAGCTCAGCAGAAACTCGCCGGTTTTATGCGGGCGAGCGATCGCCTCCTAGTCTCGCGGCAGCAGGACTACGACTGGCTTACCCGTTTTTTACCGCGGGAGCGGGTGGGCTGGTTTCGCCGTGGCATTGATCGCGATCGCTTTCATCCCCGCTGGCGGCAACCCCAGTGGCTGCGGGAAGAGTACCACCTTCCCGATCACCCCATTCTCTTGTTTGTCGGGCGAGTGGATGCCAGCAAAAACGTTCTGCTGCTGGCAAAGGCGGCGCTGGAACTCACAAAACAGGGCTATGACTACCACCTTTTAGTGGTGGGGGAAGGGGCACAGGCGCAAGAGATCAAGGGGTGTTTGGGGGAGCGAGTCACCCTAGCTGGGAAAGTGCCCCAAGAGAAATTAGGAGCCATTTACGCCAGTAGCGATGTGTTTGTGTTTCCTTCCGAGTCAGAAACAGGTCCCAATGTGGTGGTTGAGGCGCGGGCCGCGGGGTTACCGGTGGTGATTTCTGGTTTTGATGGCGGGTGCAAGTACGTGGTGGCATCAGGGGTGGATGGCGTAGTGGTCAACAGTCGTGAGCCGCAGGATTGGGCCGCCGCGATCGCCCCCCTACTGGCAGATGCCGACTACCGCGAGGCCATGGGGGCACAGGCACACGAGATTACCCAGCGCACCTGCCCCTCGTGGCAAGAGGCCTTTGCAGCGGATATTCTGCCGCAGTGGGAAGCCTTAGCCGCCAGAGGACGGGTTCATCCAGAAGCGGCTGTCTTCTAG
- the shc gene encoding squalene--hopene cyclase, which yields MHTQLAPAIDEQKLQQAIRASQDYLLSQQYADGYWWAELESNVTMTAEVILLHKIWGTEHRLPFAKAEHYLRLNQRQHGGWELFYGDGGDLSTSVEAYMGLRLLGVPAEDPALVKARQFILARGGISKTRIFTKLHLALLGCYDWRGIPSLPPWIMLLPEGSPFTIYEMSSWARGSTVPLLIVMDRKPVYPMQPAISLDELYVEGRANASWELPRQGNWGDLFIGLDQVFKFCEAWNLNPLREEGLKAAEKWVLERQEASGDWGGIIPAMLNSLLALRVLNYAVDDPVVQRGMAAVDRFAIETETEYRVQPCVSPVWDTALVMRAMVDSGMAPDHPALVKAGEWLLSKQILDYGDWHVKNKTGRPGGWAFEFENRFYPDVDDTAVVVMALQAVTLPNETVKQQAMERAAAWIASMQCRPGGWAAFDVDNDQDWLNAIPYGDLKAMIDPNTADVTARVLEMVGRCSLTFESTALDRALAYLRNEQEPEGCWFGRWGVNYIYGTSGVLAALALVAPRYDRWRIRRAADWLVQCQNSDGGWGETCWSYNDPSLKGKGDSTASQTAWALIGLLAAAEATGDAATDAIERGVAYLLQTQRSDGTWHEDYFTGTGFPCHFYLKYHYYQQHFPLTALGRYAQWRAQA from the coding sequence ATGCACACTCAACTTGCTCCTGCCATTGATGAACAGAAGCTACAACAAGCCATTCGCGCCAGCCAAGACTATCTCCTTTCGCAGCAATACGCGGATGGCTACTGGTGGGCAGAGCTAGAGTCGAATGTCACGATGACGGCAGAGGTAATTCTGCTGCACAAGATCTGGGGGACGGAGCACCGACTGCCCTTTGCGAAAGCGGAGCACTACCTGCGGCTGAACCAACGGCAGCACGGTGGTTGGGAGTTGTTCTACGGGGATGGCGGCGACCTCAGTACCAGTGTTGAAGCCTACATGGGTTTACGGCTGTTGGGTGTGCCCGCTGAGGATCCGGCACTGGTCAAAGCACGACAATTTATTCTGGCGCGGGGCGGCATTAGCAAAACCCGTATTTTTACTAAGCTGCATCTGGCGCTCCTTGGCTGTTATGACTGGCGGGGCATCCCCTCGCTGCCGCCCTGGATTATGCTGCTACCGGAAGGCAGCCCCTTCACCATCTATGAGATGTCCAGTTGGGCGCGCGGCAGTACGGTGCCGTTGCTCATTGTCATGGATCGCAAGCCCGTGTATCCGATGCAGCCGGCGATTAGCCTCGATGAACTGTACGTGGAAGGACGCGCCAATGCCTCGTGGGAACTGCCCCGCCAAGGCAACTGGGGGGATCTGTTCATTGGCTTAGATCAGGTGTTTAAGTTCTGCGAGGCGTGGAACCTAAACCCCCTGCGAGAGGAAGGCCTCAAGGCTGCCGAGAAATGGGTACTGGAGCGACAGGAGGCCAGTGGCGACTGGGGAGGCATTATTCCGGCAATGCTGAACTCCCTGTTAGCCCTGCGGGTGCTCAATTATGCCGTGGATGACCCTGTGGTGCAGCGGGGCATGGCGGCAGTGGATCGCTTTGCTATTGAAACAGAAACCGAGTACCGCGTGCAGCCCTGCGTCTCGCCAGTGTGGGATACGGCCTTAGTGATGCGTGCCATGGTTGATTCTGGCATGGCTCCCGACCATCCCGCCTTGGTGAAAGCGGGCGAGTGGCTGCTCTCGAAGCAAATCCTTGACTATGGCGACTGGCACGTTAAAAATAAAACGGGTCGGCCCGGGGGCTGGGCCTTTGAGTTTGAGAACCGCTTTTACCCGGATGTGGATGATACGGCGGTGGTGGTGATGGCCCTACAGGCGGTGACCCTCCCCAACGAAACGGTGAAGCAACAGGCAATGGAGCGGGCGGCGGCCTGGATTGCCTCGATGCAGTGCCGTCCGGGGGGCTGGGCTGCCTTTGATGTGGACAACGATCAAGACTGGTTGAACGCGATCCCCTACGGCGATCTCAAGGCCATGATTGACCCGAATACGGCAGATGTAACGGCGCGGGTGCTGGAAATGGTGGGTCGTTGCTCCCTCACGTTTGAAAGTACTGCCTTAGATCGCGCCTTGGCCTACCTACGCAATGAGCAGGAACCGGAAGGCTGTTGGTTTGGCCGCTGGGGGGTGAATTATATCTACGGTACCAGTGGTGTCCTAGCGGCCTTGGCCTTGGTTGCTCCCCGCTACGATCGCTGGCGCATTCGCCGCGCGGCAGACTGGCTGGTGCAATGCCAAAATTCCGATGGCGGCTGGGGCGAAACCTGCTGGAGCTATAACGATCCCTCTCTGAAGGGCAAGGGGGATAGCACTGCGTCCCAAACGGCTTGGGCACTGATTGGGTTGCTGGCGGCAGCAGAAGCAACGGGAGATGCGGCAACGGATGCCATTGAGCGGGGGGTGGCCTACCTACTGCAAACCCAGCGTAGCGATGGGACATGGCATGAGGATTACTTTACGGGTACGGGGTTTCCCTGCCACTTCTACCTGAAGTACCACTACTACCAGCAGCATTTTCCCTTAACGGCCTTGGGGCGCTATGCCCAGTGGCGGGCGCAAGCTTAG